A genomic segment from Vidua macroura isolate BioBank_ID:100142 chromosome Z, ASM2450914v1, whole genome shotgun sequence encodes:
- the LSM5 gene encoding U6 snRNA-associated Sm-like protein LSm5 isoform X1: protein MAASAVSNPSQLLPLELVDKCIGSRIHIVMKSDKEIVGTLLGFDDFVNMVLEDVTEFEITPEGRRITKLDQILLNGNNITMLVPGGEGPEKSKCLIILHCLPVDADLLQNAIQGATTLLIKKSGLQQPLTAK, encoded by the exons ATGGCGGCGAGCGCGGTGTCCAACCcgtcccagctcctgccactcG AACTTGTGGACAAGTGCATCGGTTCACGCATTCACATCGTGATGAAGAGCGACAAAGAAATCGTTGGGACACTTCTAGGATTTGATGACTTCGTCA ATATGGTGCTGGAAGATGTTACAGAATT TGAGATCACACCTGAGGGCAGAAGAATCACAAAGCTGGACCAGATTCTGCTCAATGGAAATAACATAACTATG CTGGTTCCTGGAGGAGAAGGACCTGAA AAATCCAAGTGCTTAATCATACTGCACTGTCTTCCTGTGGATGCTGATCTTCTCCAGAATGCTATTCAGGGTGCTACCACAT tactGATTAAAAAGAGTGGCCTTCAGCAGCCGTTAACTGCAAAGTGA
- the LSM5 gene encoding U6 snRNA-associated Sm-like protein LSm5 isoform X2: MAASAVSNPSQLLPLELVDKCIGSRIHIVMKSDKEIVGTLLGFDDFVNMVLEDVTEFEITPEGRRITKLDQILLNGNNITMLVPGGEGPEV; this comes from the exons ATGGCGGCGAGCGCGGTGTCCAACCcgtcccagctcctgccactcG AACTTGTGGACAAGTGCATCGGTTCACGCATTCACATCGTGATGAAGAGCGACAAAGAAATCGTTGGGACACTTCTAGGATTTGATGACTTCGTCA ATATGGTGCTGGAAGATGTTACAGAATT TGAGATCACACCTGAGGGCAGAAGAATCACAAAGCTGGACCAGATTCTGCTCAATGGAAATAACATAACTATG CTGGTTCCTGGAGGAGAAGGACCTGAAGTATGA
- the LSM5 gene encoding U6 snRNA-associated Sm-like protein LSm5 isoform X3, with protein sequence MAASAVSNPSQLLPLELVDKCIGSRIHIVMKSDKEIVGTLLGFDDFVNMVLEDVTEFEITPEGRRITKLDQILLNGNNITMLVPGGEGPEY encoded by the exons ATGGCGGCGAGCGCGGTGTCCAACCcgtcccagctcctgccactcG AACTTGTGGACAAGTGCATCGGTTCACGCATTCACATCGTGATGAAGAGCGACAAAGAAATCGTTGGGACACTTCTAGGATTTGATGACTTCGTCA ATATGGTGCTGGAAGATGTTACAGAATT TGAGATCACACCTGAGGGCAGAAGAATCACAAAGCTGGACCAGATTCTGCTCAATGGAAATAACATAACTATG CTGGTTCCTGGAGGAGAAGGACCTGAA tactGA
- the LOC128822643 gene encoding AT-rich interactive domain-containing protein 4B-like isoform X2, which yields MDCRKNKTNGEKEEEFLVQNSAPTLESPSTVAVAEYSNYQSTVSESLPPNQEGIQSITSETGGMAEAQNTAGQMQGLQSHQNISSKGFDANVSSNSGNQSETEHAENVFRGQKNLQNAQGRDSSSKKQKTSLKTSLNIKKKNKSRKCEQSGERESDLKEHDNHLPKGCKWSFQVSDLQNLSSTECITILQEKMQEIQKRYRLLKAELAAIDRTKHLKKKKLERAAATSSSSPNGMPAECRKQKCGPPLMQHQSKQS from the exons ATGGACTGTAGGAAG AATAAAACTaatggagagaaggaagaagagttTTTAGTGCAAAATAGTGCTCCAACTCTTGAGTCACCTTCCACTGTAGCTGTAGCAGAGTACAGTAACTATCAATCCACTGTCTCTGAGAGTCTGCCACCAAATCAAGAAGGGATACAAAGCATCACAAGTGAAACGGGTGGCATGGCAGAGGCACAGAATACTGCAGGGCAGATGCAAGGTCTCCAGTCTCACCAAAACATTTCTTCAAAAGGTTTTGATGCCAATGTCAGCTCCAATAGTGGTAATCAATCAGAGACAGAGCATGCTGAAAATG tGTTTAGAGGccaaaaaaaccttcaaaatgCTCAGGGAAGAGACAGTTCctccaaaaagcagaaaacaagccTCAAAACATCTCTGAACatcaaaaagaagaataaaagta GAAAATGTGAGCAAAGTGGAGAGAGGGAGTCTGATCTAAAAGAACATGATAATCATTTGCCCAAAGGCTGCAAATGGAGTTTTCAAGTGT CTGACTTGCAAAATTTGAGTAGCACTGAGTGCATAACAATTCTCCaagaaaaaatgcaggaaatccAGAAACGCTACCGGTTGCTGAAAGCTGAGTTGGCTGCCATTGACCGGacaaagcatttaaagaaaaaaaagctggaaa gggctgctgccacaTCAAGTTCTTCACCAAATGGAATGCCAGCGGAATGCAG AAAGCAAAAGTGTGGCCCACCATTAATGCAGCACCAGTCAAAACAGAGCTGA
- the LOC128822643 gene encoding AT-rich interactive domain-containing protein 4B-like isoform X1: protein MDCRKNKTNGEKEEEFLVQNSAPTLESPSTVAVAEYSNYQSTVSESLPPNQEGIQSITSETGGMAEAQNTAGQMQGLQSHQNISSKGFDANVSSNSGNQSETEHAENVFRGQKNLQNAQGRDSSSKKQKTSLKTSLNIKKKNKSRKCEQSGERESDLKEHDNHLPKGCKWSFQVSDLQNLSSTECITILQEKMQEIQKRYRLLKAELAAIDRTKHLKKKKLERAAATSSSSPNGMPAECSRKQKCGPPLMQHQSKQS, encoded by the exons ATGGACTGTAGGAAG AATAAAACTaatggagagaaggaagaagagttTTTAGTGCAAAATAGTGCTCCAACTCTTGAGTCACCTTCCACTGTAGCTGTAGCAGAGTACAGTAACTATCAATCCACTGTCTCTGAGAGTCTGCCACCAAATCAAGAAGGGATACAAAGCATCACAAGTGAAACGGGTGGCATGGCAGAGGCACAGAATACTGCAGGGCAGATGCAAGGTCTCCAGTCTCACCAAAACATTTCTTCAAAAGGTTTTGATGCCAATGTCAGCTCCAATAGTGGTAATCAATCAGAGACAGAGCATGCTGAAAATG tGTTTAGAGGccaaaaaaaccttcaaaatgCTCAGGGAAGAGACAGTTCctccaaaaagcagaaaacaagccTCAAAACATCTCTGAACatcaaaaagaagaataaaagta GAAAATGTGAGCAAAGTGGAGAGAGGGAGTCTGATCTAAAAGAACATGATAATCATTTGCCCAAAGGCTGCAAATGGAGTTTTCAAGTGT CTGACTTGCAAAATTTGAGTAGCACTGAGTGCATAACAATTCTCCaagaaaaaatgcaggaaatccAGAAACGCTACCGGTTGCTGAAAGCTGAGTTGGCTGCCATTGACCGGacaaagcatttaaagaaaaaaaagctggaaa gggctgctgccacaTCAAGTTCTTCACCAAATGGAATGCCAGCGGAATGCAG CAGAAAGCAAAAGTGTGGCCCACCATTAATGCAGCACCAGTCAAAACAGAGCTGA